One segment of Desulfosudis oleivorans Hxd3 DNA contains the following:
- the rsxC gene encoding electron transport complex subunit RsxC, producing MGLKLAGFEGSGTFAKGVHPPGHKNFSQDVPIEVVPTPAKVVVPLMQNIGAPSECVVKAKQDVTFGEMIAKATGFVSVPIHSPINGKVQKVLNVTLPNGRHVPAVPIKADGDQLEGAALMEEILGGDWPKDAADKHDPKAISEAISAAGIVGLGGAAFPTHVKIMPNDKRPVDALLINGCECEPFLTPDYRIMVEAADAVICGALLAGRAVGAKQIVVGIEANKPKAVEAMTRAAQGTAVKIAVLKTKYPQGSEKHLIMAVMKRKVPPGKLPLEVGAAVSNVGTVVAVARAVLRKKPLTHRVVCVTGGGIVQPKNLLVPIGISYGELIEFCGGLRPEAARIVSGGPMMGFAFTDMEMPVTKGASGVTVLTRDDVKKAEETACVRCGRCVDVCPLNLVPSKLAVASRNKNLEVAERYNIFTCLECGCCAYTCPASLPLVQLIRMGKAAIMATRKK from the coding sequence ATGGGGCTGAAATTAGCAGGCTTTGAAGGCAGCGGCACCTTTGCAAAGGGTGTCCACCCGCCGGGCCATAAAAACTTTTCACAGGATGTGCCGATTGAGGTGGTGCCGACCCCGGCAAAGGTTGTGGTGCCGCTGATGCAGAACATCGGCGCGCCCAGCGAATGCGTGGTCAAGGCCAAGCAGGACGTGACGTTCGGTGAGATGATCGCCAAGGCCACCGGGTTTGTGTCGGTGCCGATTCATTCGCCCATCAACGGCAAGGTACAAAAAGTATTAAACGTGACCCTTCCCAACGGACGCCATGTGCCGGCAGTGCCCATCAAGGCCGACGGCGACCAGCTGGAAGGCGCGGCCCTGATGGAAGAGATTCTGGGCGGGGACTGGCCCAAAGACGCGGCGGACAAGCATGACCCCAAGGCCATTTCCGAGGCCATTTCCGCGGCGGGCATCGTGGGGCTCGGCGGTGCCGCCTTTCCCACCCATGTAAAAATCATGCCCAACGACAAGCGGCCCGTGGACGCCCTGCTGATCAACGGCTGCGAATGCGAACCCTTTCTGACACCGGACTACCGGATCATGGTGGAAGCAGCGGACGCCGTGATATGCGGCGCGCTGCTGGCCGGCCGGGCCGTGGGCGCAAAACAGATTGTGGTGGGCATCGAGGCCAACAAGCCCAAGGCCGTGGAGGCCATGACCCGGGCGGCCCAGGGAACCGCCGTAAAGATCGCGGTGCTGAAAACCAAGTATCCCCAGGGCAGTGAAAAACACCTGATCATGGCGGTGATGAAACGAAAAGTACCGCCCGGAAAGCTGCCCCTGGAAGTGGGAGCCGCGGTCAGCAACGTGGGCACGGTGGTGGCCGTGGCCCGGGCCGTGCTCCGGAAAAAGCCCCTGACCCACCGGGTGGTGTGCGTCACCGGCGGCGGCATCGTGCAGCCCAAGAACCTGCTGGTGCCTATCGGCATCAGCTACGGTGAACTGATTGAGTTCTGCGGCGGACTGAGGCCCGAAGCGGCCCGCATCGTCTCCGGCGGCCCCATGATGGGGTTTGCCTTTACCGACATGGAGATGCCGGTCACCAAGGGCGCCAGCGGCGTGACCGTGCTGACCCGGGATGATGTGAAAAAAGCCGAAGAGACCGCCTGTGTCCGTTGCGGCCGGTGCGTGGATGTGTGTCCCCTGAACCTGGTGCCCAGCAAGTTGGCCGTCGCCAGCCGGAATAAGAACCTGGAAGTGGCGGAGCGATACAATATCTTTACCTGCCTGGAGTGCGGCTGCTGCGCCTACACCTGTCCGGCCAGCCTCCCCCTGGTCCAGCTGATCCGTATGGGCAAGGCGGCTATCATGGCCACCAGGAAAAAATAA
- a CDS encoding RnfABCDGE type electron transport complex subunit D, producing the protein MNENADKKAEARETTAGPVLQTAPSPHLSNESFTTRRMMADVLIALIPVVGMAVYVFGMFAVKQLVICLVSCLAAEAIFTRMRKRPIPLGDGSAAITGVILALSLPGPAPWYVGVIASFVAIGIGKVIFGGLGMNIFNPAMVGRAFVMIAFAGAMAASGYMTAGGAVDAVSQATPLTLFQQEGVVTPLFKLFIGTTNGSLGEGSALACLIGGAYLCIRRTASWEIPAGVILAVVVCAVLVSLANPDSEWTVLHHLFGGALLFGAFYIATDPVTSPLTSGGKFVFGLGVGAIIMLLRIFSGYPEGVMFAVLLMNAMTPLINRWMIPKPFGTVKVEEAA; encoded by the coding sequence ATGAACGAAAACGCAGACAAGAAAGCAGAAGCCCGGGAGACCACGGCGGGCCCGGTCCTTCAGACGGCCCCGTCTCCCCATCTGTCCAACGAGTCTTTCACCACCCGGCGCATGATGGCCGATGTGCTTATCGCCCTGATTCCGGTGGTGGGCATGGCGGTTTATGTCTTCGGCATGTTTGCCGTCAAGCAGCTCGTTATCTGCCTGGTCAGCTGCCTGGCGGCGGAGGCGATCTTCACCCGCATGCGCAAGCGGCCCATTCCCCTGGGAGACGGGTCGGCGGCCATCACCGGCGTGATTCTGGCCCTGTCCCTGCCCGGACCGGCGCCCTGGTATGTCGGGGTGATCGCGTCTTTTGTGGCCATCGGCATCGGAAAGGTTATTTTCGGGGGCCTGGGCATGAACATTTTTAACCCGGCCATGGTGGGCCGGGCCTTTGTCATGATCGCCTTTGCCGGCGCCATGGCCGCCTCCGGTTACATGACCGCCGGTGGAGCAGTGGACGCCGTATCCCAGGCCACGCCCCTGACCCTGTTTCAGCAGGAAGGGGTGGTGACCCCGCTGTTTAAGCTGTTTATCGGCACCACCAACGGCTCTTTGGGGGAGGGCAGCGCCCTGGCCTGCCTGATCGGCGGCGCCTACCTGTGCATTCGCCGCACCGCCTCCTGGGAGATTCCGGCCGGCGTGATCCTGGCCGTGGTGGTGTGCGCGGTGCTGGTCAGCCTGGCCAACCCCGATTCTGAATGGACTGTTCTGCACCACCTGTTCGGCGGGGCCCTGCTGTTTGGGGCCTTCTATATTGCCACCGACCCGGTGACCAGCCCGCTGACATCCGGCGGCAAGTTTGTCTTCGGCCTGGGGGTCGGCGCCATCATCATGCTGCTGCGGATTTTCAGCGGCTATCCCGAGGGCGTCATGTTTGCGGTACTGCTGATGAACGCCATGACCCCGCTGATCAACCGGTGGATGATTCCCAAGCCTTTTGGAACGGTCAAGGTCGAAGAAGCGGCCTGA